From Hippoglossus stenolepis isolate QCI-W04-F060 chromosome 4, HSTE1.2, whole genome shotgun sequence, a single genomic window includes:
- the si:ch211-14c7.2 gene encoding uncharacterized protein si:ch211-14c7.2 isoform X2 encodes MRPTTSTMLQQNNNNNYPCLNVSGSTREMLQKCSRASLPFPSRLELGLGDLPLIRGLRAWALCSKNRCKAGGLLGGGQAPVAPPAGHKGSTAGPRPADVHLSGEWGRMGYGLPLGVDARQAGIGALVTVATLKTSEGSGKTQTQCLFLRTEKGSCLYSTAKPGPGRTSVAASSGVGGWLRGKTGVGGRDAPAGRRDNGSNLPAQAGANRVRVRSGRRWRKSGNAAGREKTGVSKERQQRSREGAAGERQEERDKGGLHSEQSPSMQQDGRRARQEKEKEGVCRSPRCCHNVSAKSCSQCGRREQRRESQDEGEGGEGPRTEDVRGTRKEKQEELQSSNSVLASANPDLESNCPHPQSLSGCDGGEIREADSSEEPKTQTAPRMHDCSEEEQDSNLENLKTRNGNNYIIHVQSGHLTDDFKSRHSGGFNDREATENPCEDKVANVNGFPDCADAERERAESEEEQTTVCLTPAEFSVASDCCEDVSVSTRPVSISAAVSPESSTPAEGSVCSADHQACWVEREQEKSRAELPERHHEGDPGIVGNEELDVESDEKTMKPQLFCKHEGEGEEREASSSLLRLKDPSILESEAENRCNSRSRESEQRDELESEEKRQEVRERELDGVSNEGDDGHTREETNISDALKDSSKEVEKNCAAEDERRRQDSADGSRGRRKSDGDTCSVRRPEENRGSSTDLPNVACSDPSTSPPPSPANPDPSLPPLGSMATSLPCMEEEEEVLRVPAGDGGQEGKRRCGREQEEERGSTVAAADRRKEEEEDEFGVFMQADGEPACGEGVTMSASVPCGSRASVAGESTQWTQGWTDSSFHQSDDAWTAFPSSDEGRDVAGQWWPTGAVEARRDRLSANQNLASVFAEAFPSPPGSSPGDLHAVPTLAQLLRGGASQDQGLLDGFHDLNKMIGQRYKRANGVSRDLLLTTLHLEPPPTDSRPAPRTTNRRLSPGLPSANQHAQNAAAKRRLSYDYNRNVTE; translated from the exons ATGAGGCCAACAACGAGCACCATGCTCCAgcagaataacaacaacaactacccctGTCTGAATGTGTCGGGCTCCACCCGGGAGATGCTCCAGAAGTGCTCCAGAGCCTCCCTGCCCTTCCCCAGCCGCCTGGAGCTGGGCCTGGGAGACCTGCCGCTGATCCGGGGCCTCCGAGCTTGGGCCCTGTGCTCCAAGAACCGCTGCAAGGCTGGAGGTCTTCTGGGAGGAGGTCAGGCCCCCGTAGCTCCGCCCGCAGGCCACAAGGGCTCAACTGCCGGCCCCCGGCCTGCGGATGTGCACCTGAGTGGTGAGTGGGGTCGGATGGGGTATGGGCTTCCCTTGGGGGTGGACGCCAGACAGGCTGGGATTGGAGCTTTGGTAACGGTCGCCACTCTGAAGACCTCGGAGGGCAGCGGGAAGACGCAGACTCAGTGCCTCTTCCTGCGGACTGAGAAAGGGAGCTGTTTGTACTCGACCGCTAAACCTGGTCCTGGGAGGACAAGCGTCGCAGCCTCCAGCGGGGTCGGAGGATGGCTGAGAGGGAAGACAGGGGTCGGAGGCAGAGACGCTCCAGCCGGGAGGAGGGACAATGGGTCAAATCTGCCGGCACAGGCCGGAGCAAACCGGGTTCGAGTGCGATCAGGCCGGAGATGGAGGAAGTCCGGTAACGCAGCCGGACGTGAGAAAACAGGCGTAAGCaaagagaggcagcagaggagcagggagggagctgcaggagaaagacaggaagagcGAGACAAAGGAGGCCTGCACAGTGAACAATCTCCCAGCATGCAGCAGGATGGCCGGAGAGCCAggcaggagaaagagaaagagggagttTGCAGAAGTCCCAGATGCTGCCACAATGTTTCTGCTAAAAGTTGTTCTCAGTGTggaaggagagagcagagaaggGAGAGCCAGGATGAAGGCGAGGGAGGTGAGGGTCCGAGGACAGAAGATGTGAGAGGAACGAGGAAGGAGAAGCAAGAGGAGTTACAGTCCTCTAATTCTGTTTTGGCTTCTGCAAACCCTGACCTAGAATCTAACTGCCCTCACCCACAATCCCTCAGTGGCTGTGATGGTGGAGAGATTAGAGAGGCCGACAGCAGCGAGGAGCCGAAGACGCAAACCGCTCCCAGGATGCACGACtgttcagaggaggagcaggattCAAACTTGGAGAATCTGAAAACACGTAACGGAAACAATTACATCATTCACGTCCAGTCTGGACACTTGACCGACGACTTTAAATCGAGACACAGCGGAGGTTTTAACGACAGAGAAGCAACTGAAAATCCATGTGAAGACAAAGTGGCTAATGTAAATGGATTTCCTGATTGTGCAGacgcagagagggagagagctgaAAGTGAAGAGGAGCAAACGACCGTCTGTCTGACTCCTGCTGAATTCTCCGTTGCCTCCGACTGCTGCGAGgacgtctctgtctccacccgTCCTGTCTCCATCAGCGCTGCAGTCTCCCCTGAGTCCTCTACGCCTGCAGAGGGCAGCGTCTGCTCTGCTGACCACCAGGCTTGTTGGGttgagagagaacaagagaagagCCGAGCGGAGCTCCCAGAGAGGCATCATGAAGGGGACCcaggcattgtgggtaatgaaGAGCTGGATGTTGAGTCTGATGAGAAAACCATGAAACCTCAGCTCTTCTGCAAAcatgagggggagggggaggagagagaagcttCATCTTCACTTCTCCGTCTCAAAGATCCTTCCATCCTCGAGAGCGAAGCAGAAAACAGATGCAACAGTAGGAGCAGAGAGTCTGAGCAGAGAGATGAGCTGGagtcagaggagaaaagacaggagGTCAGGGAGAGGGAGCTGGACGGCGTCAGCAATGAGGGTGATGACGGACACACAAGGGAAGAGACAAACATTAGCGACGCACTGAAGGACAGTTCTAAAGAAGTGGAGAAGAACTGTGCAGCAGAAGATGAGCGGAGGCGACAGGACTCTGCAGACGGATCCAGGGGACGGAGGAAAAGCGACGGAGACACCTGCAGCGTCAGGCGtcctgaggagaacagagggagcAGCACTGACCTCCCTAATGTCGCCTGCTCTgatccctccacctctcctccaccctccccgGCTAATCCTGACCCCTCTCTGCCCCCCCTGGGATCCATGGCAACCAGCCTGCCCtgtatggaggaggaggaggaggtgctcaGAGTGCCAGCCGGAGACGGAGGTcaggaagggaagaggaggtgtgggagagagcaggaggaggagaggggttCCACCGTGGCCGCTGcagacaggaggaaggaggaggaggaagatgagttTGGAGTGTTCATGCAGGCGGACGGAGAGCCGGCCTGCGGCGAGGGGGTCACCATGTCTGCCTCAGTGCCTTGTGGGAGCAGAGCGAGTGTCG CCGGGGAGTCGACCCAGTGGACGCAGGGCTGGACGGACAGCTCCTTCCACCAATCAGACGACGCCTGGACGGCCTTTCCCTCGTCAGATGAAGGTCGAGACGTCGCGGGACAGTGGTGGCCGACCGGCGCTGTGGAGGCGAGGAGAGACAGGCTGTCGGCCAATCAGAACCTG gcGTCTGTCTTCGCTGAGGCCTTCCCCTCGCCGCCTGGCTCCTCGCCGGGCGACCTCCACGCTGTTCCCACCCTGGCGCAGCTCCTCCGGGGCGGAGCCAGCCAGGACCAGGG GCTGTTGGACGGTTTCCATGACTTGAACAAAATGATCGGTCAGAGATACAAGAGAGCCAATGGCGTGTCTCGTGACCTGCTGCTGACGACCCTCCACCTGGAGCCGCCTCCCACC GACAGCCGACCTGCTCCCCGGACAACCAACCGGCGTCTCTCCCCCGGCCTCCCCTCGGCCAATCAGCACGCCCAGAACGCTGCCGCCAAGCGACGGCTGTCGTACGACTACAACAGAAACGTCACGGAGTAA
- the si:ch211-14c7.2 gene encoding uncharacterized protein si:ch211-14c7.2 isoform X1 → MRPTTSTMLQQNNNNNYPCLNVSGSTREMLQKCSRASLPFPSRLELGLGDLPLIRGLRAWALCSKNRCKAGGLLGGGQAPVAPPAGHKGSTAGPRPADVHLSGEWGRMGYGLPLGVDARQAGIGALVTVATLKTSEGSGKTQTQCLFLRTEKGSCLYSTAKPGPGRTSVAASSGVGGWLRGKTGVGGRDAPAGRRDNGSNLPAQAGANRVRVRSGRRWRKSGNAAGREKTGVSKERQQRSREGAAGERQEERDKGGLHSEQSPSMQQDGRRARQEKEKEGVCRSPRCCHNVSAKSCSQCGRREQRRESQDEGEGGEGPRTEDVRGTRKEKQEELQSSNSVLASANPDLESNCPHPQSLSGCDGGEIREADSSEEPKTQTAPRMHDCSEEEQDSNLENLKTRNGNNYIIHVQSGHLTDDFKSRHSGGFNDREATENPCEDKVANVNGFPDCADAERERAESEEEQTTVCLTPAEFSVASDCCEDVSVSTRPVSISAAVSPESSTPAEGSVCSADHQACWVEREQEKSRAELPERHHEGDPGIVGNEELDVESDEKTMKPQLFCKHEGEGEEREASSSLLRLKDPSILESEAENRCNSRSRESEQRDELESEEKRQEVRERELDGVSNEGDDGHTREETNISDALKDSSKEVEKNCAAEDERRRQDSADGSRGRRKSDGDTCSVRRPEENRGSSTDLPNVACSDPSTSPPPSPANPDPSLPPLGSMATSLPCMEEEEEVLRVPAGDGGQEGKRRCGREQEEERGSTVAAADRRKEEEEDEFGVFMQADGEPACGEGVTMSASVPCGSRASVGVCREAAGESTQWTQGWTDSSFHQSDDAWTAFPSSDEGRDVAGQWWPTGAVEARRDRLSANQNLASVFAEAFPSPPGSSPGDLHAVPTLAQLLRGGASQDQGLLDGFHDLNKMIGQRYKRANGVSRDLLLTTLHLEPPPTDSRPAPRTTNRRLSPGLPSANQHAQNAAAKRRLSYDYNRNVTE, encoded by the exons ATGAGGCCAACAACGAGCACCATGCTCCAgcagaataacaacaacaactacccctGTCTGAATGTGTCGGGCTCCACCCGGGAGATGCTCCAGAAGTGCTCCAGAGCCTCCCTGCCCTTCCCCAGCCGCCTGGAGCTGGGCCTGGGAGACCTGCCGCTGATCCGGGGCCTCCGAGCTTGGGCCCTGTGCTCCAAGAACCGCTGCAAGGCTGGAGGTCTTCTGGGAGGAGGTCAGGCCCCCGTAGCTCCGCCCGCAGGCCACAAGGGCTCAACTGCCGGCCCCCGGCCTGCGGATGTGCACCTGAGTGGTGAGTGGGGTCGGATGGGGTATGGGCTTCCCTTGGGGGTGGACGCCAGACAGGCTGGGATTGGAGCTTTGGTAACGGTCGCCACTCTGAAGACCTCGGAGGGCAGCGGGAAGACGCAGACTCAGTGCCTCTTCCTGCGGACTGAGAAAGGGAGCTGTTTGTACTCGACCGCTAAACCTGGTCCTGGGAGGACAAGCGTCGCAGCCTCCAGCGGGGTCGGAGGATGGCTGAGAGGGAAGACAGGGGTCGGAGGCAGAGACGCTCCAGCCGGGAGGAGGGACAATGGGTCAAATCTGCCGGCACAGGCCGGAGCAAACCGGGTTCGAGTGCGATCAGGCCGGAGATGGAGGAAGTCCGGTAACGCAGCCGGACGTGAGAAAACAGGCGTAAGCaaagagaggcagcagaggagcagggagggagctgcaggagaaagacaggaagagcGAGACAAAGGAGGCCTGCACAGTGAACAATCTCCCAGCATGCAGCAGGATGGCCGGAGAGCCAggcaggagaaagagaaagagggagttTGCAGAAGTCCCAGATGCTGCCACAATGTTTCTGCTAAAAGTTGTTCTCAGTGTggaaggagagagcagagaaggGAGAGCCAGGATGAAGGCGAGGGAGGTGAGGGTCCGAGGACAGAAGATGTGAGAGGAACGAGGAAGGAGAAGCAAGAGGAGTTACAGTCCTCTAATTCTGTTTTGGCTTCTGCAAACCCTGACCTAGAATCTAACTGCCCTCACCCACAATCCCTCAGTGGCTGTGATGGTGGAGAGATTAGAGAGGCCGACAGCAGCGAGGAGCCGAAGACGCAAACCGCTCCCAGGATGCACGACtgttcagaggaggagcaggattCAAACTTGGAGAATCTGAAAACACGTAACGGAAACAATTACATCATTCACGTCCAGTCTGGACACTTGACCGACGACTTTAAATCGAGACACAGCGGAGGTTTTAACGACAGAGAAGCAACTGAAAATCCATGTGAAGACAAAGTGGCTAATGTAAATGGATTTCCTGATTGTGCAGacgcagagagggagagagctgaAAGTGAAGAGGAGCAAACGACCGTCTGTCTGACTCCTGCTGAATTCTCCGTTGCCTCCGACTGCTGCGAGgacgtctctgtctccacccgTCCTGTCTCCATCAGCGCTGCAGTCTCCCCTGAGTCCTCTACGCCTGCAGAGGGCAGCGTCTGCTCTGCTGACCACCAGGCTTGTTGGGttgagagagaacaagagaagagCCGAGCGGAGCTCCCAGAGAGGCATCATGAAGGGGACCcaggcattgtgggtaatgaaGAGCTGGATGTTGAGTCTGATGAGAAAACCATGAAACCTCAGCTCTTCTGCAAAcatgagggggagggggaggagagagaagcttCATCTTCACTTCTCCGTCTCAAAGATCCTTCCATCCTCGAGAGCGAAGCAGAAAACAGATGCAACAGTAGGAGCAGAGAGTCTGAGCAGAGAGATGAGCTGGagtcagaggagaaaagacaggagGTCAGGGAGAGGGAGCTGGACGGCGTCAGCAATGAGGGTGATGACGGACACACAAGGGAAGAGACAAACATTAGCGACGCACTGAAGGACAGTTCTAAAGAAGTGGAGAAGAACTGTGCAGCAGAAGATGAGCGGAGGCGACAGGACTCTGCAGACGGATCCAGGGGACGGAGGAAAAGCGACGGAGACACCTGCAGCGTCAGGCGtcctgaggagaacagagggagcAGCACTGACCTCCCTAATGTCGCCTGCTCTgatccctccacctctcctccaccctccccgGCTAATCCTGACCCCTCTCTGCCCCCCCTGGGATCCATGGCAACCAGCCTGCCCtgtatggaggaggaggaggaggtgctcaGAGTGCCAGCCGGAGACGGAGGTcaggaagggaagaggaggtgtgggagagagcaggaggaggagaggggttCCACCGTGGCCGCTGcagacaggaggaaggaggaggaggaagatgagttTGGAGTGTTCATGCAGGCGGACGGAGAGCCGGCCTGCGGCGAGGGGGTCACCATGTCTGCCTCAGTGCCTTGTGGGAGCAGAGCGAGTGTCG gtgtgtgtcggGAAGCAGCCGGGGAGTCGACCCAGTGGACGCAGGGCTGGACGGACAGCTCCTTCCACCAATCAGACGACGCCTGGACGGCCTTTCCCTCGTCAGATGAAGGTCGAGACGTCGCGGGACAGTGGTGGCCGACCGGCGCTGTGGAGGCGAGGAGAGACAGGCTGTCGGCCAATCAGAACCTG gcGTCTGTCTTCGCTGAGGCCTTCCCCTCGCCGCCTGGCTCCTCGCCGGGCGACCTCCACGCTGTTCCCACCCTGGCGCAGCTCCTCCGGGGCGGAGCCAGCCAGGACCAGGG GCTGTTGGACGGTTTCCATGACTTGAACAAAATGATCGGTCAGAGATACAAGAGAGCCAATGGCGTGTCTCGTGACCTGCTGCTGACGACCCTCCACCTGGAGCCGCCTCCCACC GACAGCCGACCTGCTCCCCGGACAACCAACCGGCGTCTCTCCCCCGGCCTCCCCTCGGCCAATCAGCACGCCCAGAACGCTGCCGCCAAGCGACGGCTGTCGTACGACTACAACAGAAACGTCACGGAGTAA